GATGGGGGACTAGAACATCAAGCACTGGAACATACGAATCCTTCACTCACAATCTGTCTCTAAGTTATGGTGTTattataatagcaataataaataaatagaaatgaaaaAGTGCAgccctgtgtttatttttaaggggggaaaaacagattttctttGAGTCTGCAGCTTTGGCAGAGGAGTCACGGTTTGGCAGAATGGATGCAATTGCACAATCAGTTAATCAGTTTCAGACTGGCGATTAGTCAGTATATCACCAGCTATCTGAGGAGAAGATTCTGGATGGCTCTGGGGCACTTGATCAGATACAGATCAGCAGGGAACTGGAGAGGGTCTAGAAGGTTGCGGGGCACTTTGTTGTTTATGGACTGTCAGGGACTTACTGAGAAACTTCTGGAACATTCTGAGGCAGTTGGCCAGTAATAGTTTGTCAGGAGCCCGGGGAGAAAGTTCTGGAAAGTCCCAGAAAAATGTGGCAGTCTGGGAGTTAGAAAGTGTGACTGGGAGTCCAAAGCAGTTTGAGGAAATGAGAACAGTGAAAAGTTTGTGTTGAAAGGAGCAGCTGGAGAAGAGGAATGGTAAGAGAGTACTGCTGCGTGGTGAGGGAAGGAAGAAGGCCGAGAAGAGAAAAGCAGTTGTACGGGGGCAAGACTGGGAGAGAAGCAGGAGTCACAACAAGTGGGAAATAGGGAAAAGGGAAGGTAGAGAGACATGggaagccccctcccgcatcggGAGGGACAGAGAAAACACAGAGCAAGGGAAAAAGCAGGCTGAGAGACTGCTTTAGAAGCCCGGCACCCAGGAAGGGGAAGTGAAAGTAACTGTGATTGGAAGCCCTGAGTAAGAAATACCCCAGTGGGTTGATGGAAGCTGATCACCCACAGGGAGAAATAACTTTTGGGAAGCCTTGCTACAtttgtgaaggggaaaaaatcagagacTGAACAGCTCTACTGCCAGTTATTTGGtacccctgatttcagtgggaattttgagtACGCAAAGAATGCAGTCCCAGGCCTAGAGTTTATATTGCTTTTTCTTCCATACAAAACAAACTAGGGAATATTcccctatatatacacacacacaagtctttTAGGTATctcaaatatacatttaaaagatGTCTATGCCTATTCTGTCCACCCTGTGATGCTTTTCTCAGTACCCCTTTCACATACCAGACCTATGAGGTAATGTGAAACAGTAACTGtcaataggggtgtgtgtgtaagtgtaaaGAGAAATAATATGAAGAGTCTGTGCCTTCAGTCCCATTCCTAATCTATAAAGGAACATGGACACGAACTAATATTGTTTTGAAGACAAGAGGAACCACTGCCACTTGTGCTTGAAAAGAACCTCACTTAGCTTCTTAGCAGTGTGGGGTCTATGACACTGGGTGGGAGCACTCTAATtccacccagcagagggcagtaagAGAGCTCTAAATCCTAGTCATGTCATCGCACTAGGCATGGGGTGAGTGTGTGGGAATTCTTACATGCCAAACAGATAAGAGACTGTGGCACAGTACGTACTATGAAGGGAGAGCGTACATGTTCTTCAGCTTTGCGGTGTACATTGTGTGCCTTTTCATAATGCCGGGAGGCCCGGTCGTTTCTGCCCGCAGCGCTGGGGAGCGTAGGGTTGCATCAGTTGATTTCCTGCCTGATCAGGCTGGAaggtttgtatgtgtgtgtgtgttttgcattcAAGCGACTGCAAGAGTGCCGATGACGCGAGTACTGCTGGGCAGGGAGTGTCTGCTCAACACCCCTGCAAGTGACGTCTTCCTGAAGCAGTCATGTGATCCAGTCTCATTCACAAGAAAAAGGAGGCGGGGCCGGCGGCAAGCTGACTATATAAGGCCACGCGCAAGGTTGCAGCGAGCAAGGAAAGTGGTAAACCCGAGAAGGGGGTGCAAAGAGCTGCTAGTGAAGTGAGGCTCCCGCAGCAAACAGCAACCTCAAATCAAGCCAGGGGCGCTACCCTCTCGGACCCAGACTCTGCCTTTGCGATACAGAGGGGGTGGCTGGAGTTAAAACAAGGATTTTACAAGAAGCGCcggctgatttattttttttaagaaactctAATAGCAGAAACCAAGGAACCCCTGAGAAGAAACAAAGGAGCCGGGAGAGGAAACAGCCCCCAGGCACAGACAAAGGGGACTCGCCTTCTCCCATGCGAACGAGCACTTTGACCTTGCCAGAGACCAACAACCTACCCCCCGGCTCTCTCCCCGCCGGAGTCCTGCATTTGGGGGCCCGACCAGCCGTTCCgagctctcctcccccccgctcctCTCACCCCGTGCTCCGAGCTATGGTCAACATGCAAGTGTGCGCCCTGGATTGCGAGACGCTGCGGGGGCTCCTGCAGGACCGAGCTGCCCAGTGCCTGGTGCTGGACTGCCGCTCCTTCTTCTCCTTCAACTCCGCGCACATCCTGGGCTCCTCCAACGTTCGCTTCAGCACCATCGTCAAGCGGCGGGCCAAGGGGGccatggggctggagcacatcCTCCCCAACGAGGAGCTGCGGGGCCGCCTGCTCAGCGGGGGATACCAAGCCGTGGTGCTGCTGGACGAGCGCAGCTCGGACCTGGAGCTGCCCAAGCGGGACAGCACCATCATGCTGGCCGTGAACACCCTCTGCAGGGAGGCCAGGGACACCCGCATCTGCTTCCTCAAGGGTGAGTCCCGGGAGGGCTCAGGGCACGGGTGGCATCAGTGGTgagcctgggaagagggagattcTGGCTGGCACAATGTGGCCTGTGTGTTTTCAGGGGGGCGCGGAGAATTTATGCCTCACCCATGCTAATAAGACCTttcgctcttttttttttctttttccccttgccATTCCAGGAGGGTATGAAGCCTTCTCTTCTGCCTGCGCTGAGCTGTGTACCAAGCCAGCTGCGCCCACCGGCCTGACCCTGCCTCTGAGTGCCAGCAGCATGCCCAGCAGTGCGGATTCTGGCTGCAGCTCCTGTGGCACCCCACTCTATGACCAGGTCAGTAGGAAACAGGCAACGAAATAAGGGATCATTTGAATTGACGATAGCCCTGGAGGCTGAGTATCTCCAGAGGTGATGCCCAGATGCAGATACATTTAATACTAAAACTGGGTAAAGAGAGCAAACATCTGCTTGCCTGCATGTAACAAAAGAAGAGGGGGGCTATTTTAAATCACAGAGTGCAATTAACTGATCCTCTTCCTTTGCCTCTTCTCTTTTAGGGTGGGCCAGTGGAAATCCTACCATTTCTCTACTTGGGCAGTGCCTATCATGCCTCTAGAAAGGACATGCTGGATGCTTTGGGAATCACAGCCTTAATCAACGTCTCGGCAAACTGCCCCAACCATTTTGAGGGGCATTACCAGTACAAAAGCATCCCAGTGGAGGACAACCACAAGGCTGACATCAGCTCCTGGTTTAACGAAGCCATTGACTTCATAGGTAAATAAGTGCTCTCTGCAGCCTGTGCTTCCAAAGAATCAGTTTGCATTATCCTTGAGGCAGAAATCTCAGTGGAAAACTCTAGcccagtttaattttaaaatacatgggAAACTGTTTCCTCAGTGATTAAAGTAACATGAAATAAATGTATAGCTATTTTATTAGGGTCTGTACTTCCTACGAGGCTGTATTGCTAAATGCTGAGAAGATCCTTAACTTTATAAAGCTGTCTGAAATATTGACTCCCATAACAGAAAGCAGTTAGTAAACTTAGTCTGGTATTCCACcaataggtttttattttttaaatagagatgACTGTTTCAAACAAGTATCAGTGGCTGAAGGAAACTATTTGTATCCTTGGAATTAGAGTTTAGTATAGGTTTCCCTCAGGACAAGAGTCTCCTTTGTCTGTGAAGTGCCATGCACAGCTAGAGTGTTatggaaagaacaaattaaaaaaaatgtgaaataccAGCTTGTGTTTCTGTAGCATTGCAGCAACCTGACCCATGTGTTAACCATGTCATTTAATTGATTATTTCAGATTCTGTTAAAAATGATGGCGGAAGGGTATTTGTGCACTGCCAGGCTGGCATCTCCCGCTCAGCGACTATCTGCCTTGCTTATCTCATGAGGACCAACCGAGTCAAACTAGACGAGGCCTTTGAGTTTGTGAAGCAGAGGAGAAGCATCATCTCTCCAAATTTCAGCTTCATGGGGCAGCTACTTCAGTTTGAGTCTCAAGTCCTAGCCCCTAACTGCTCAGCAGAGGCTGGAAGCCCTGCCATGTCTGTATTGGACAGAGGAACATCAACCACCACTGTCTTTAACTTCCCCGTCTCTATCCCTGTACACCCTTCATCCAGTGCTTTAAGCTATCTACAGAGTCCCATCACCACTTCTCCGAGCTGCTGAAGGGTAGATGAAAATTTATTCAGAACACAAAAACTTGACTCTTGTCTAAAAAGTGCAATAACCCTGGGGACAGTGTCTTCAATCATTTTAGTTCACATGGGGTTCCATTCATCCCAGAACAAGCACATTGTCACAAGCACAGAGGGGCTGATTTGACTCCAGAGAGCTAGTTCGTTCCTGAGTTTGTTGGCATATTTTTTGACCAATATCTGGATGTCTACAAAGGAGACAAAGAACACAGAACATTTCTTTCTTCTCCTGAGTTATTTCTCCTTTGTCAGTTCTAAAAGATTAGTCCTTGTTAAGTTGCATACCTACCGGTATTACCATTTCTGGACATTctaagcaacagtgacactgtcCCCTTTTATATGAAAGtcctgttatttatttatttttatgtaggtGCATTGTTCTTGCCTTCACAGGTCTGAAGTTTCATTTCTAGAGAAACCAAATACCTCAGTATTTTTTGGGTACTGTAATCCTGTAAATACATCTTAAACTGTTCACATTTCCTAAGCACTGACGTGAAAGCACCAgttgagtgcttttttttttagttgtgcAGGGTTGTATGTTTGCTGATTTATTTATGATgtgaaataatatatttcttCTTATGAAAGAAGACATGGTTTTGTTACATGATTATGACTTTTTatacaaacagaataaattaTGACATTTCTATTGAAATCTGGATGTATAAAGTCTTATGTTTTCAGGATGTCTGCCTAAACCTCACCTAGGCTGTCTCCCAGCTAAGGCTGCACAGGAGAAAAGTCTTGAGTTCAAGTCCTTCTGCTTAACTTTGTGATCACAAGCAAATCACTCAACCCCCTGGTGTCTCAGTCAACCCACCTGGAAAAATGGGTTTGTGAAGGGTAGGGACCTCACTGAAAACTAGATTCTGCATCTGAGCTAAACTTGACATGAGTATGTAAATGATCAATAAACTTGTGGTTCAAACAGTGGTACAATAGCAACACTCTATCCCCTGCTTTAATAAATCATATTATAAACACTCCAGGCCACCTTCTCAGCAGTGTGAAGTGGTGTTAGCTGCATTGATATCagggctatgccaatttacatcagctgagaaacTGGTAGATGACTAGCAGTCACCCTACTGTGAAACAAAATAGATCCCTTCTTTGAGGACCTTCCTTATTACTTATTTACACTTAACACATTAAAGGTTAAGTCTAAAATCTGGCCCACCACTAACAATTGGCCCATATTTGTACAGCTTCCGTTAAGGAGTCTAGTGACTTTCTTTGTAGCCCTGAATGTTTCTCTTTCCAGCCCAGAATATTTCTGTTACCCCAAATGAAGTGCCTGCCCTTTTGTGCCATGCATAGTACACAAATCTGGGCATATCTACAACAGGAGATAGTTTAAACTGTGTAGAGAGCACATATTTTATTTCTCACACACTAGTTCAAATTTTGCTCTCTTCCTGCAGATTTGCACAAGCATGTCTCTATTGACTCCAGGggagttactctgcatttatatTGATGTAACAGAGGAGAAGCTATTTCATTATGTGCTGTAACAGAGACAGGAAATTTAGCCAATGAATAGTCATGCCACCTTGAAGGTAAGACCTACAAGAACCTATAACATACAATGAAACAGTatcaacaaggagtccagtggcaccttcaagactaacagatgcagctgaagaagtggggtttttacccacgaaagcttatgctcaaatgaatctgttagtctttaaggtgccaccagactccttgtagtttttgtggatacagactaacacggctacccccctgATAAATGCAGCAGTATGAGATTAGTTGTGCACAGCCCTGTGGGTGGTATAGCATCAGGCTATCCCACTGGGAGTTATGGGAGAGATTGTATGCTCAGGATTGCAGTTGCTGTGCCACCCATGTACTTCCCTCTGAGCCAAGGTAATGCTGCAGGTAGAGGGTGGGTATGGGTATTTCCCCACCTGCTTCCCTCTATATTTAGAATAATTAATCGCACTAACAATGCTAGCCTTGTGCTCAGAAGAGTTCCAGAGTTGCAACTGTGGCTGGCTTCTTGCACCAACTGGACATGATCAGGCACTGTATCTTTAAAATCCAGTGGATCTAATTCTCCTTCTGGATATTATGCAGCCTCATCGAAGATGGGTTTGCACAGATGCAGATAAAAGTAGAATTTGACCCTGTCTCTTTACTTGAAACTAAGGCACTTATAATTAAAGTAGACTCTCAAGTCCAAGGTTATGCGTGAGCTCTTACTGAGTATATAATAGCTGCTGTTTGCCCACACAACCAGTGCTGAGCCAGACACCACATACTTCATTGCTTTGTAAAGCCCTGTGAGATAACTGAAGTGTTAATGTAAATCCATTCTATGTAAAATCCagttctgttctcttgggaggaGGTACCCTTAAAAGTTAAGATGATTGCACAACTAGGTCTGAAATTCTCCCAGATGAAATATTCCACAGACGCTGCTCTGCCTTTAGGAGTATATGTTAGCAATCAGTGAGCCACAACCTGACCCCAagggacaaaaacaaatggaacAGCAATAGGGAAGTAAACAAACATCCCTATTCACTGACAACTGAAGCGAGAAccttttccccctcctgcccacaaTTGATTGCATACATGAGCCTCCTACTGGAATTGAATTATCCTCCCACAGAgcctctcccactccccaaatCCCGGAATGCTACCCACCCCCTTTCCTTGTTCCATGGAAATGAACTTGGAAGGTTTTATTGTTCCATGGAATTACACCCACCACCACATTCCCTGAAAAATGAGTAAGGCTATTTCTGAATACGTGAGCCTCGTTACACCTGCAGTGATCAGCGGAACAAGCGTTCATCTTCAAAGCAAAGcttattcagtggaaaaatacaacCTTGGCTGTGGTGCaactgacaaaaacaaaaaagagatcCTGCCCATTAATCACAGTTCAAACAGAATTCCGCTCCCCATCAGCCGTGGAGGTTTGTTTATATGTTTCTGAGAACAATAAAACTCATTAACTGGCAGCTGGTTGTTTTTACAACCTAAACAGGCACCTGACAGAGGGGCACAAAAAGAGCTGCTTCAGCACAAATCACGTTTCTGAAAAACAAGCCAATTCAACCTGGTTAAAACTTTCTCTGCTAGgcaaaaaatacatttctagTTCTAAAGGGTTGCAATGTATGTTCATAATCTTAATCACagttattacagtagtgcctagggaccaACCAAGattgggtccccattgtgctaggtgctgtacaaacacagagtggaagacaggctctgccccaaagaaGGGGAAGTCCAAATAGCTGAAGACCTGGGGATATAACATACAAGCAGAGAGATCACTGTGACAATGACAAACATCATATTAGTGCCACAAATTTGGGAGCAGATGGTGAGGTTTAGATGGAGAGGATTAGCTACACAGAAAGACAAGGGAAGGGATAAGGGTGAAGGGGACAGAGCATTGCAAAGAGGTAGGTGAGGAAGTTACCAGGGGTTGGTGTCGAATGCAGGTGAGTGAAGAGACTATgaaaggggggtgggagaggacaggagggggctggagcaaacagccagtTATGAGGGCAGAGAAAGATAAGTTGCAACTGTAGAGAGTGTAATTAATTATGCTCAGTGTTTTATTTGCAGGAGAGGAAGTCAGGGTAATTCAGCCTAACTAAACTTCATTTTGCCAGCTCTAAATGCTCAGGGGATGATTTTGCCCTTCTGCTCCACTATATATGTTCTGCCTGCTGTGCATTATCATTTGCTCAGTATACCATGACACACTATTTAGCATGGCTCATAGCTTTGAGACCCACCCTCCACTGATTCTCACAATCACAATCTATGGATTGCATACTGAGAGGTGTTTCCGGGCCGCTCAGGATAAGACCCTATATTTTGTATCAGGCCTTTAATCCCCTAGCGAGTGAGGCACAAAAATGGTGTGTATAACTTTAAGATTATATAAGTTTGTCATTACACAGTTGCCTATGTCCCCATGGAAACAGACTACTAGGAGTTTCCCTTTTGTGAGAAAGGCAGTAACATCACTTCCTGTTGCTGACAAATCAATTTGTCCTGAAGTGATAAAAAGGCATGTTTAGCGTTTACAGCAGCCGGTTCCAGGCTTTGTTGGTTGCCAAGCAGAACCACAAACGCACATACATGCTGAACACTGGCCATTTTGTCTACTTCTGAGGGGGACCCTGTCAGATAGATGTGAACATATTTAAGGACCTGAAAAAGCACAGCACAGAAAAAAGCAGGCAGCCATTCAATCACAAAATGCACACACCCAAAAGGCAACATATAACACAAGCACATAGCAccttacaaacacaaaacacacaaccAACATACACAGCACACATAATGAACATATAACAACATACACACCGCGCCAGATCAGATGCAGCTGCGGTAATGCCCATGTCCAAAGCTTCTGTCTTCCTTCTATAACCAGCACTTTTAAAGGGAGCTATGTGAATTAGTTCAGTGACTGTAcaacataatgacaggtttcagagtagcagctgtgttagtctgtatttgcaaaaagaaaaggagtacttgtggcaccttagagactaacaaatttatttgagcataagctttcgtgagctacagctcacttcatcagatgcaacttcatccgatgaagtgaactgtagctcacgaaagcttatgctcaaataaatttgttagtctctaaggtgccacaagtcctctttttctttttgtacaaCATAAGTAGTTCTTGGTATTAGCCCAGCAGAGACCAGGTTACATTAGGCCATCAGGTACTTGTTGGAAAGGTACAACATAAGTAGTTCTTGGTATTAGCCCAGCAGAGACCAGGTTACATTAGGCCATCAGGTACTTGTTGGAAAGGGACATTACATGATTATGATCACACATGAGGCATCCAGCTCAACTAGTTAGCGCCTGTTTTTTCTTCTGTCTGGCTTCCATACCACAGGTAGGAAAGAGGCAGGTTTTATCTCCAGTGGtttgaaaatcattttcaaaCTGAGTTTAGACACAGTTCCAAATAAACCACTTTCTAGCATAGTTTGACTGGTTATTGTGAATGAAGCACTACTCTATAAGAACCATGTTCTCGGCTGGGCTGCGTCCTACTGTGTTAAAAACTGACATTTAAACACAGTTCCTTTCAGTCCCATCTGCACTATGACAACTACCCTGATGGATGACTTGGTTAAAGCACAGTTGTCATGGATAAAACACAGTTTGGGTTTACAGCATAGATGGGACTAAAC
The nucleotide sequence above comes from Chelonia mydas isolate rCheMyd1 chromosome 8, rCheMyd1.pri.v2, whole genome shotgun sequence. Encoded proteins:
- the DUSP1 gene encoding dual specificity protein phosphatase 1 produces the protein MRTSTLTLPETNNLPPGSLPAGVLHLGARPAVPSSPPPRSSHPVLRAMVNMQVCALDCETLRGLLQDRAAQCLVLDCRSFFSFNSAHILGSSNVRFSTIVKRRAKGAMGLEHILPNEELRGRLLSGGYQAVVLLDERSSDLELPKRDSTIMLAVNTLCREARDTRICFLKGGYEAFSSACAELCTKPAAPTGLTLPLSASSMPSSADSGCSSCGTPLYDQGGPVEILPFLYLGSAYHASRKDMLDALGITALINVSANCPNHFEGHYQYKSIPVEDNHKADISSWFNEAIDFIDSVKNDGGRVFVHCQAGISRSATICLAYLMRTNRVKLDEAFEFVKQRRSIISPNFSFMGQLLQFESQVLAPNCSAEAGSPAMSVLDRGTSTTTVFNFPVSIPVHPSSSALSYLQSPITTSPSC